Genomic DNA from Niallia circulans:
GCCTCAGAAAAGACGTCCTACCAACAGGACAAAGAAGCTAAAAAGGCAGAACGACAGCGTATGCGCCGAATTGAAGAAATTGAGAAAACAATCGAAAGCTTAGAGGAAAATGTAGCTGAGCATGAAGAAAAACTATGCGAGCCTGACATTTTCCAAGATCATGAAAAGGTTTTTGAACTAAATAAAGAATTAGAAGAATTCAAAAGTGAAATAGACAGACTTATGGATGAGTGGACTGAATTGTCAGATAAGTAAAAAGTACTGGGCAGTAATCTGCCCAGTACTTTTTTCCACATTTTTATCCACATAAAAATAGCTATTATATTAGCTTTCCACAGGATTATTCACACTATCCACAATTTACTCTGTTTTTACCCACATTATCCACAGGTATGTGGACACACAAAATTAAAATGAAAAATAAATCCCTGTTTATAAACAGGGATTTATACCTAGTTGTGGATAGTAATATCTAAACCAGGGTTTCCATTCAAATCTAAAAGAGCTCTTTGACCTTTTTTATAGAAAACTGTTCCAGCAGCACCTATCATTGCAGCATTATCTGTGCATAAAGATAGTGGTGGAATTGTTAATTTAACATCTCTAAGTCTTGAGAATTTCTCTTCTAAAGCAGTTCTTAAACCCTTGTTTGCGGCAACTCCGCCGGCAAGGACAACTTGCTTTACTTTATATTCCTTAACTGCTTGAATTGTTTTTGTCGTCAAAACGTCAATTACACTTTCTTGGAAGCTTGCCGCCAAATCTTCTGGCTTGATGATTTCTCCTCTTTGTTCAGCATTATGAACAGTGTTGATAACTGCCGACTTTAACCCGCTGAAGCTGAAATCATAGCTGCCTTCCAGCCATGCTCGTGGCAGCTTTATAGATGCTTCTCCTTCAGCTGCCAGCCTGTCTATATGCGGTCCCCCTGGATAAGGAAGCTTTAACGTTCTTGCCACCTTGTCATATGCTTCTCCAGCTGCATCGTCCCTTGTCTCACCAATTACTTCAAAATGACCATGTTCCTTCATATAGACAAGTTCTGTATGACCACCAGATACGACTAATGCCAATAGTGGAAATTCTAAATTATCCACAAGCTGGTTTGCATAAATATGTCCGGCTATATGATGGACTCCCACAAGAGGTATACCGTGTGCGAAGCTGACTGCCTTTGCCGCATTAACTCCAACAAGCAAAGCACCAACAAGTCCAGGACCTTCTGTAACGGCGATAGCATCAAGATCTTTATAGGTTACATCTGCAGTTTCTAAGGCTTCTTCCATAACCAATGTTATTTGTTCAACATGATGCCTCGAGGCAATCTCAGGGACCACACCGCCGAATCTTTTATGGCTCTCAATTTGAGAAGCTACAACATTTGATAGTATTTCCGTTCCATTTTTGATGATAGATACAGCCGTCTCATCACAGCTTGTTTCCATTCCCATTATTAATATATCTTTTTTCATTTTATATTCACCCACATTACTAAAGCATCTTCTTGATTATCGGTATAATAATTCTTTCTGATTGCCCCATTTTGGAACCCAAGCTTCTTATAGAGGTTTTGGGCAACCGTGTTTGACACCCTTACTTCCAATGTCATGGACTTAGCTCCAAGTCTTTTCGATTGTTCCATCATTGTTCCGAGTAGCTGTTCGCCAAGCTTTTGGCCTCTGAAATCAGGCAAAATGGCAATGTTCGTAATATGAACCTCGTCAATGACAATCCAAGCCCCAATATAACCTACCAGTTGCTGTCCATTTTCAATGACTATATACTTAGCAAATTTATTCTGAGTCAACTCATTATAAAAAGCATCCTTGCTCCAAGGGGTACTAAAGGAAAGCGTCTCAATTATATGAACATTATCAATATCTCCAATGGTCATTTCTCGAAAAAGATAATCTGCCATAATAATCTATTCTTCCTTTAACTCTTTATTATTTGCCTTAAGCCAGTTTGCTTCTGCTTCTACAAGGCGAATATAATTCGGAGTGAATGGATGAACTTCCTCTGGCTCCATAGCTTGACCTAGCCTAGCCAAGACAGACGGCCTTGGGTTAAAGTCTGCATAATCTGCAAACACAGCAATTTCTTTTAATTCTGTTTCAAATAAATCCTTATGAATGGACAGATCATTACCAGTAAACAGGACCTTTTCCTGCTCCGAACTTAATCTGCTCACCCAATCCTTTGCCAGAATAAGCTGATCTTTCTCCACTTGCTCCACATTGCCGTTAGTAAACTTGAATAAGCCTGTATATATTTGCCCTCTTCTTGCATCAAACAGTGGACTTACACTACCTGGGAAATACCGGCCAGCACTTGCTGCCAGAACCTGCAAGCTAGACACCCCAACAAGCGGAATGTTCAACGTCCAAGCAAGTGTTTTTGCTATTGTAACTCCAATCCGAACACCTGTATAAGAACCAGGACCTTTCGCTACTACGATTTTCGTCAAATCAGTTGGACTTACATCACATTCCTTCATTAACATTTCAATTGCCGGCATTGCTCTGACAGAATGATTCTTTTTCAGGTTTGTAATATATTCTCCAATAACTTTGTCCTCATCAATAATTGCGATGCCCAATACAAGATTGGATGTATCAATGGCTAGTATTTTCATTTCATTAACTCCTTACATAAGTGCACATATCTTGACCCAAATGGGTTTAGCACAATTTCTCTTTCTGTCTCATTTTTATAGTGAATACTTATTTTCAAATATTCTTCAGGAAGCTGTTCCCCTATTAAGTGAGCCCATTCTACCACAGTAACACCATTTCCTTCAAAATATTCATCAAATCCAAGATCTTCAAAGGCATCCTCCACTCGGTAAACATCCATATGGTATAGAGGTAGTCTTCCCGCATACTCCTTAATGATCGTGAAGGTCGGACTGTTAACTGTTCTTGTGATACCAAGCCCTTTGGCTAACCCTTTTGTAAAGGTAGTTTTCCCTGCACCTAAGTCTCCTTCGAGTGTCAGCACATCTCCTTTATCTAAGAGCTCAGCAAGCCTTGTAGCGAAAGCCATTGTCTCATCCGCATTATTTGTTTTCCAAATTAATTTATCCATAAAACTCACCTAGTTTGTCTAAGATTATTTTCCCTATCTTCATTATATAGATAGTGAGGAAACATTCCTAATAAATGTAACATTGTTTCCTTTTTTTCTAAAAAAAAATCCTTAGGTTTGACCCTAAGGATTTTCTGGTTTGATTGCGGGGACAGGATTTGAACCTGCGACCTTCGGGTTATGAGCCCGACGAGCTACCAGACTGCTCCACCCCGCGACGGTAATATAAAATATGCCTGGCGACGTCCTACTCTCACAGGGGGAGAGCCCCCAACTACCATCGGCGCTGAGAAGCTTAACTTCCGTGTTCGGTATGGGAACGGGTGTGACCTTCTCGCTATCGCCACCAGACTATTATGTTTTTATGAGTTGTTCTCTCAAAACTAAATCATATAAGAAGAAAAGCAAGAACCAAGTAATCTTTTGTCCAGCTTCAAAAGCCAAATCGTACGGCTGTTTCACTCACTCACACACAGTCTTACGACTGCTATTCGTGCGCTCCAACACCCTACCGATTTAAGCGGTCTTTTTCCGCTTTTCATTTTAGTTAAGTCCTCGATCTATTAGTATTTGTCAGCTCCACATGTCACCATGCTTCCACCTCAAACCTATCAACCTGATCATCTTTCAGGGATCTTACTAGCTTACGCTATGGGAAATCTCATCTCGAGGGGGGCTTCATGCTTAGATGCTTTCAGCACTTATCCCTTCCGCACATAGCTACCCAGCTATGCCTTTGGCAAGACAACTGGTACACCAGCGGTGCGTCCATCCCGGTCCTCTCGTACTAAGGACAGCTCCTCTCAAATTTCCTACGCCCACGACGGATAGGGACCGAACTGTCTCACGACGTTCTGAACCCAGCTCGCGTACCGCTTTAATGGGCGAACAGCCCAACCCTTGGGACCGACTACAGCCCCAGGATGCGATGAGCCGACATCGAGGTGCCAAACCTCCCCGTCGATGTGGACTCTTGGGGGAGATAAGCCTGTTATCCCCGGGGTAGCTTTTATCCGTTGAGCGATGGCCCTTCCATGCGGAACCACCGGATCACTAAGCCCGACTTTCGTCCCTGCTCGACTTGTAGGTCTCGCAGTCAAGCTCCCTTGTGCCTTTACACTCTACGAATGATTTCCAACCATTCTGAGGGAACCTTTGGGCGCCTCCGTTACTTTTTAGGAGGCGACCGCCCCAGTCAAACTGCCCACCTGACACTGTCTCCCACCCCGATAAGGGGTGCGGGTTAGAATGTCAATACAGCCAGGGTAGTATCCCACCAATGCCTCCACCGAAGCTGGCGCTCCGGCTTCCAAGGCTCCTACCTATCCTGTACAAGCTGTACCAAAATTCAATATCAGGCTACAGTAAAGCTCCACGGGGTCTTTCCGTCCTGTCGCGGGTAACCTGCATCTTCACAGGTACTATAATTTCACCGAGTCTCTCGTTGAGACAGTGCCCAGATCGTTACACCTTTCGTGCGGGTCGGAACTTACCCGACAAGGAATTTCGCTACCTTAGGACCGTTATAGTTACGGCCGCCGTTTACTGGGGCTTCAATTCAGAGCTTCGCGCGAACGCTAACCCCTCCTCTTAACCTTCCAGCACCGGGCAGGTGTCAGCCCCTATACTTCGCCTTACGGCTTCGCAGAGACCTGTGTTTTTGCTAAACAGTCGCCTGGGCCTATTCACTGCGGCTCTCTCGGGCTTGCACCCAAAAGAGCACCCCTTCTCCCGAAGTTACGGGGTCATTTTGCCGAGTTCCTTAACGAGAGTTCTCTCGCTCACCTTAGGATTCTCTCCTCGCCTACCTGTGTCGGTTTGCGGTACGGGCACCTTGAATCTCGCTAGAGGCTTTTCTTGGCAGTGTGGAATCAGGAACTTCGGTACTATATTTCCCTCGCCGTCACAGCTCCGCCTTCACGGTAATGGGATTTGCCTCATTACCAGCCTAACTGCTTGGACGTGCTAATCCAACAGCACGCTTACCCTATCCTCCTGCGTCCCCCCATCGCTCAAACGATTCATAAGGTGGTACAGGAATATCAACCTGTTGTCCATCGCCTACGCTCTTCAGCCTCGGCTTAGGTCCCGACTAACCCTGAGTGGACGAGCCTT
This window encodes:
- the tsaB gene encoding tRNA (adenosine(37)-N6)-threonylcarbamoyltransferase complex dimerization subunit type 1 TsaB, which gives rise to MKILAIDTSNLVLGIAIIDEDKVIGEYITNLKKNHSVRAMPAIEMLMKECDVSPTDLTKIVVAKGPGSYTGVRIGVTIAKTLAWTLNIPLVGVSSLQVLAASAGRYFPGSVSPLFDARRGQIYTGLFKFTNGNVEQVEKDQLILAKDWVSRLSSEQEKVLFTGNDLSIHKDLFETELKEIAVFADYADFNPRPSVLARLGQAMEPEEVHPFTPNYIRLVEAEANWLKANNKELKEE
- the tsaE gene encoding tRNA (adenosine(37)-N6)-threonylcarbamoyltransferase complex ATPase subunit type 1 TsaE: MDKLIWKTNNADETMAFATRLAELLDKGDVLTLEGDLGAGKTTFTKGLAKGLGITRTVNSPTFTIIKEYAGRLPLYHMDVYRVEDAFEDLGFDEYFEGNGVTVVEWAHLIGEQLPEEYLKISIHYKNETEREIVLNPFGSRYVHLCKELMK
- the tsaD gene encoding tRNA (adenosine(37)-N6)-threonylcarbamoyltransferase complex transferase subunit TsaD; this encodes MKKDILIMGMETSCDETAVSIIKNGTEILSNVVASQIESHKRFGGVVPEIASRHHVEQITLVMEEALETADVTYKDLDAIAVTEGPGLVGALLVGVNAAKAVSFAHGIPLVGVHHIAGHIYANQLVDNLEFPLLALVVSGGHTELVYMKEHGHFEVIGETRDDAAGEAYDKVARTLKLPYPGGPHIDRLAAEGEASIKLPRAWLEGSYDFSFSGLKSAVINTVHNAEQRGEIIKPEDLAASFQESVIDVLTTKTIQAVKEYKVKQVVLAGGVAANKGLRTALEEKFSRLRDVKLTIPPLSLCTDNAAMIGAAGTVFYKKGQRALLDLNGNPGLDITIHN
- the rimI gene encoding ribosomal protein S18-alanine N-acetyltransferase yields the protein MADYLFREMTIGDIDNVHIIETLSFSTPWSKDAFYNELTQNKFAKYIVIENGQQLVGYIGAWIVIDEVHITNIAILPDFRGQKLGEQLLGTMMEQSKRLGAKSMTLEVRVSNTVAQNLYKKLGFQNGAIRKNYYTDNQEDALVMWVNIK